GCCGCTCCGGGTGGCAAAAGCAGCCTGCTGGCATCTTTTTTCCCCGAAGGGTTTATCGTAGCCAATGAAGTGATCAGAACCCGGGCTGCCATCCTCGTAGAAAATCTTGCGAAGTGGGGAACCCACCATGTGGTAGTTACCAATAATGATCCGGCACATTTCAAACCACTCGGGAATTATTTCGACCTTATTGTAGCTGATGCACCTTGCAGTGGCAGCGGCATGTTTCGCAAAGATCCCGCCGCAATAGGAGAGTGGAGCGAAGAGAACGTGATGCTTTGCAGCCAGCGCCAGCAGCGTATCATCGCCGATATTTATCCCGTATTGAAGGAAAACGGCCTGCTCATTTATTCCACCTGTTCTTATTCGAAAGAAGAAAACGAAGATATGCTCGATTGGATGATCAATGAGTTTGATCTCGAATCCTGCGCTGTTGCCGTAGACCCGCAATGGGGTATAGAAACAGTTGAATCAGATAAACATCATGCAGCCGGTTATCGTTTTTATCCCAATAAGGCGAAGGGTGAAGGATTCTTTATGGCAGTGCTGCGCAAAACCTCCGGCAATCCAGTACGGTATGTTAAAAAAAACAACCTTACGGCTGCAACGAAACAGGAAATTGCTACGGTAGCCAACTGGCTGAATGAAGATGCGGAACGTTTCTTCTTTAAGCAAAATGAATTGATCCTTGCTGCTCCGGCAGTGCAAAAGGAACATATAGCACTATTGCAACAACATCTTTACCTGCGTAAAGCAGGGGCGGCAGTAGGTACCTTGAAAGGAAAGGACCTTGTCCCCGATCATGAACTGGCATTAAGCTTGCTGATGAAGGCCGGTTTACCTTCGGTAGCAGTAGATAAAGAAACAGCATTACAATATCTCAGGAAAAAAGAAGTTAATATAACGTCAGTTGTAAAAGGCTGGACAATAGTACAGTACGAGGGCGTAAACCTGGGTTGGGTGAAGGTCCTTCCCGGCAGGGTAAATAATTATTATCCTGTTGAATGGAGAATTTTAAAAGAGTAAAATTACCCGTATTTTTATTGCATGATGATGAAGAAACATACCCTTATACTTTTCTTAGGTATGCTTACTGGAACAATGGCTATGCGTGTACAGGCGCAAACCGGTGTAATTACGCATACGATTCGTCAGGGCGAAACCTTATCGGCTTTGAGTGCAAAATACAAAACGACGGTAGGGGATATCATGCGCCTCAACAACATGAATTCCGGAAGTAAACTGGCTATAGGGCAGAAAGTAAAGATTCCTGCATCGGGGAAAACCGTAGCGGCATCAAAGCCAGCGGCTTCAGCTCCCGCAGCAACAACGTCGACGCCTCTGGCAGCCGGATCTACGACCACACACACTGTAAAGCAAGGCGAAACATTATACCGGATCTCACAAACCTATCACGTTAAAGTAGACCAGATCAAATCCTGGAACCACCTGAAAGGTGATAATGTTTCCATTGGACAGGTACTGACTATCGGAGCCTATGCGCCTGAATCAGCGCCCGTGCAAAATACAACGCCGGCAGAAATACCCGTAGCGACGACACCGGTTGACAATACGCCGGTGAATACAGCTCCCCCGGTAGCTACTACACCGCCGCCAACCAGCAGCGCCCCGGTAAATACTACGCCAGCGGCTGGCAATGCCACTTCGTCTACTCCGCCGGCAACGACGGGTACGACAATGGCGAATAAACCGGAGCCATATGTCAACCCATCAAAAGTGACCGATAAGGGTTATTTCGAATCGTTATTCGGAGTAGATGTGGCAGGACGTTCACTGGAAAAGGCTTCCGGAACAGCTATGACTTTTAAAACTGCCAGTGGCTGGACTGATAAAA
The sequence above is a segment of the Filimonas effusa genome. Coding sequences within it:
- a CDS encoding methyltransferase RsmF C-terminal domain-like protein yields the protein MQLKNNNIIPESLLKALEGIRGFEREGFVQVHEAGAQLTSVRLNPAKQPSVAAPGDWLPIESQVPWCPTGYYLKERPSFTLDPLFHAGTYYVQEASSMFLWQALQQLTGQTGRHIGQSAEAAQHLPDQSLQYKVLDLCAAPGGKSSLLASFFPEGFIVANEVIRTRAAILVENLAKWGTHHVVVTNNDPAHFKPLGNYFDLIVADAPCSGSGMFRKDPAAIGEWSEENVMLCSQRQQRIIADIYPVLKENGLLIYSTCSYSKEENEDMLDWMINEFDLESCAVAVDPQWGIETVESDKHHAAGYRFYPNKAKGEGFFMAVLRKTSGNPVRYVKKNNLTAATKQEIATVANWLNEDAERFFFKQNELILAAPAVQKEHIALLQQHLYLRKAGAAVGTLKGKDLVPDHELALSLLMKAGLPSVAVDKETALQYLRKKEVNITSVVKGWTIVQYEGVNLGWVKVLPGRVNNYYPVEWRILKE
- a CDS encoding LysM peptidoglycan-binding domain-containing protein: MLTGTMAMRVQAQTGVITHTIRQGETLSALSAKYKTTVGDIMRLNNMNSGSKLAIGQKVKIPASGKTVAASKPAASAPAATTSTPLAAGSTTTHTVKQGETLYRISQTYHVKVDQIKSWNHLKGDNVSIGQVLTIGAYAPESAPVQNTTPAEIPVATTPVDNTPVNTAPPVATTPPPTSSAPVNTTPAAGNATSSTPPATTGTTMANKPEPYVNPSKVTDKGYFESLFGVDVAGRSLEKASGTAMTFKTASGWTDKKYYILVNDIAPGSIVKITNADGNKTIYAKVLWNMGDLKENEGLSYRISNAAADALGISDLKFQITIAYYD